The DNA window TCGTCGACCTGCCCTTCGGGGGCGGCAAGGGCGGCATCACCGTCGACCCGAAGGCGCTGTCGCAGATGGAGCTGGAGCGCCTCAGCCGCGGGTACGTCGACGCCGTCGCGGACTTCATCGGCCCCGACGTCGACGTGCCGGCCCCCGACGTCTACACCAACCAGATGATCATGGGCTGGATGATGGACGAGTACGGGATCATCAAGCGCCAGATCACCCCGGCGGTGATCACCGGCAAGCCGCTGGCGATGGGCGGCAGCCTCGGCCGGGGCTCCGCCACCGCCGACGGCGGCTTCGACGTCCTGCAGGCGCTGCGGGGCCGGCTGCTCGACAAGGAGTCGCCGACCGTGGCGGTCCAGGGCTTCGGCAACGCCGGCGCGACCATCGCCCAGCTGCTGTTCGACGCCGGCTACAAGGTGGTCGCGGTCAGCGACTCACAGGGCGGCGTGCACGCGCGGGACGGGCTGCACGTGCCGAGCGTGCACAAGACCAAGCTCGAGAGCCGGGAGCTGCGCGCGGTGTACTGCGAGGGCAGCGTCTGCGACATCGTCGAGCACGACCGCATCACCAACGAGGAGCTCTTGGCCCTCGACGTGGACGTGCTGGTGCCCGCCGCCCTGGAGAACGCGATCACCGCGACCAACGTCGACGACGTCAAGGCGCGGGTCATCCTCGAGCTCGCCAACGG is part of the Egibacteraceae bacterium genome and encodes:
- a CDS encoding Glu/Leu/Phe/Val dehydrogenase — protein: MTSSPLLGDATAHLEQALRHAAVSEDTLERLEHPKSTLKVSIPVRMDNGTLRTFRGYRVRYDDSRGPTKGGIRYHPGVNVDEVQTLAFWMTCKTAIVDLPFGGGKGGITVDPKALSQMELERLSRGYVDAVADFIGPDVDVPAPDVYTNQMIMGWMMDEYGIIKRQITPAVITGKPLAMGGSLGRGSATADGGFDVLQALRGRLLDKESPTVAVQGFGNAGATIAQLLFDAGYKVVAVSDSQGGVHARDGLHVPSVHKTKLESRELRAVYCEGSVCDIVEHDRITNEELLALDVDVLVPAALENAITATNVDDVKARVILELANGPVGSKADEVLHERGVTVIPDILANAGGVTVSYFEWVQNRSGYYWTADEVRTRLHERMVRETEALWELKESLGVSLRVAGYVQALRRISEAVDAKGHADHFAAS